The following coding sequences lie in one Streptomyces sp. NBC_00510 genomic window:
- a CDS encoding ABC transporter ATP-binding protein, whose amino-acid sequence MVVVEDLVRTFGTGDTAVHALGGVSFSVARGELVALKGRSGSGKTTLLNIIGGLDRADAGRVTVDGTVLNGLGERELLALRRDRMGFVFQSFGLLPILTAAENVGVPLRLRNTPRGEREDRVALLLSLVGLQGHAGQRPGEMSGGQQQRVAIARALANRPALIIADEPTGQLDADTGRAVMELLRAVVHSEGVTALVATHDPQLLALADRVLELRDGHITPTD is encoded by the coding sequence ATGGTCGTGGTGGAGGACCTGGTGCGCACCTTCGGCACCGGGGACACCGCGGTGCACGCCCTGGGCGGGGTGTCCTTCTCCGTGGCCCGGGGTGAACTGGTCGCGCTCAAGGGCCGCTCGGGCTCGGGCAAGACGACCCTGCTGAACATCATCGGCGGCCTGGACCGCGCCGACGCCGGCCGCGTCACCGTCGACGGCACCGTCCTGAACGGCCTGGGCGAACGCGAGCTGCTGGCCCTGCGCCGCGACCGCATGGGCTTCGTCTTCCAGTCCTTCGGCCTGCTGCCCATCCTCACCGCCGCCGAGAACGTCGGCGTCCCCCTGCGACTGCGCAACACCCCCCGCGGCGAACGCGAGGACCGCGTCGCCCTCCTGCTCTCCCTGGTCGGCCTCCAAGGCCACGCCGGCCAGCGCCCCGGCGAGATGTCCGGCGGCCAGCAGCAACGCGTCGCCATCGCCCGCGCCCTGGCCAACCGCCCCGCCCTGATCATCGCCGACGAACCCACCGGCCAGCTCGACGCCGACACCGGCCGCGCCGTCATGGAACTCCTGCGCGCCGTCGTCCACAGCGAAGGCGTCACCGCCCTCGTCGCCACCCACGACCCCCAGCTCCTCGCCCTCGCCGACCGCGTCCTGGAACTGCGCGACGGCCACATCACCCCCACCGACTGA
- a CDS encoding ABC transporter permease → MPGFVLLRLRAHRLLLGAALLSVVLTTCAVATLAAFSAAVGDAGLRRALQGPSAARTLIDVTSEVTDQDTGGLDPRVRKTLAGAYDGLPARVSSSTRSGAYGLPTQLRPAGAPRSDNPDLTLLATFDRSRVTMVEGTFPDAPEAEGPVPVALPDTAAKALGVTPGDVITLADRRGGPPLRVRLTGLYQPVDPSALYWRLDPLAGRGVRTLSFTTYGPMLTDPRAFASGVVPAAEVQWTAGADFSAVTTARLDRVGQDVRRTVGQLDDTVLKGETTASSELPALAADLNRNLLVSRSTLLISALQLIVLAGLALMLVAGLLASERSEETAQLRARGGSCSRVAGLASAEALLLALPAALLAPLLTGPLVRLLAGHGALARADVRLEVPTATAWWAGVLAALACAVAVASPALRRTGTYAVERQARTRKGALPGAVQAGTDLALLLVAGLGYWQLSRRDGGTGALSTDTTGKLGLDPVLIVAPAICLLAGAVLALRLLPLAARLGERLAAGSRGLPTALAGWQLARRSGRGAGPALLLVLAVSISMFAIGENASWERSQRDQADFMTGADVRVAGTSTQPFGQGGVYDHVSGIAAVTPANRSTVPLPRGREATVLAMDTATASRVTGLRDDLTDRPFPDLLRSLRPTEDAASRDAGFTLPDDGARLRLTVRLQARDARGRARASEIGDRLSATFTDRYGVPYTIALGEVPADGRPHVLEADFATEAGRAPGAGPAGPLRLTGIKAGFSVPRSSEHHRLSVTALQAVAADGATHAVPVPARSAWQAHALMGNRDFTEDPDRGFVSTRAGSPRSGGGTPLTVEYDTGQMLLEGYMPSGFDQATVIVTSGPKAPAALTGVATDSFLRAVGAKVGDPVRIQLAGATVPVRVTAAVRALPTAAPKDKDTDGGALLLDLRSVNTLLNGTDQGSLAPGEWWLAAEPGATARVAAALRARGDITSLLVRDEQRTELQRDPLGAGPVSALPAAVVTAAVLAAVGYVVAAAGALRERSQEFAMLRALGTPRRWLARVIAAEQGLLVLVAVGVGAVLGGLLTRQVVPLIVLTARAQSPVPEVRVELPSGPLAVLLIAVTVLPLLGVMLTAWRSADPAQALRRQGGE, encoded by the coding sequence GTGCCGGGCTTCGTCTTGCTGCGCCTGCGCGCGCACCGGCTGCTGCTGGGCGCCGCGCTGCTGTCCGTCGTCCTGACCACCTGCGCCGTGGCCACGCTGGCCGCGTTCAGCGCCGCGGTCGGGGACGCGGGGCTGCGGCGCGCGCTCCAGGGGCCATCGGCCGCCAGGACGCTGATCGACGTGACGTCCGAGGTGACGGACCAGGACACCGGAGGTCTGGACCCCCGCGTGCGCAAGACCCTCGCGGGGGCCTACGACGGGCTGCCGGCGCGGGTCTCGTCCAGTACCCGCTCCGGTGCGTACGGACTGCCGACGCAGCTGCGCCCCGCCGGTGCGCCACGCTCGGACAACCCGGACCTCACGCTGCTCGCCACGTTCGACCGCTCCCGGGTGACCATGGTCGAGGGCACCTTCCCGGACGCCCCGGAGGCCGAAGGCCCGGTGCCCGTCGCGCTGCCCGACACGGCCGCGAAGGCCCTCGGCGTGACGCCGGGAGACGTGATCACGCTCGCCGACCGCCGCGGCGGGCCGCCGCTGCGCGTCCGGCTGACCGGCCTGTACCAGCCCGTGGACCCGTCCGCGCTGTACTGGCGGCTCGACCCGCTTGCCGGGCGCGGCGTGCGGACGCTGTCGTTCACCACCTACGGCCCGATGCTCACCGATCCCCGGGCTTTTGCTTCGGGCGTGGTCCCGGCCGCCGAGGTCCAGTGGACGGCGGGGGCAGACTTCTCCGCCGTGACCACCGCCCGCCTCGACCGCGTCGGCCAGGACGTCCGCCGGACGGTGGGGCAGCTGGACGACACGGTGTTGAAGGGGGAGACGACGGCGAGCAGCGAGCTGCCCGCCCTGGCGGCCGACCTCAACCGCAATCTGCTGGTGAGCCGCTCGACGCTGCTCATCAGCGCGTTGCAGCTGATCGTCCTCGCGGGCCTGGCGCTGATGCTCGTCGCCGGCCTGCTCGCCAGCGAACGCTCCGAGGAGACCGCCCAGCTGCGGGCCCGCGGCGGTTCCTGCTCCCGCGTCGCGGGCCTGGCCTCCGCCGAGGCACTGCTGCTGGCGCTGCCCGCGGCACTGCTCGCACCGCTCCTGACCGGGCCGCTGGTGCGACTGCTCGCCGGGCACGGGGCCCTGGCGCGGGCGGACGTCCGGCTGGAGGTACCGACCGCCACGGCCTGGTGGGCGGGCGTGCTGGCCGCGCTCGCCTGCGCCGTGGCGGTGGCCTCACCGGCGCTCCGCCGCACGGGCACCTACGCAGTCGAACGGCAGGCACGGACCCGCAAGGGCGCGCTGCCGGGTGCCGTGCAGGCGGGCACCGACCTGGCGTTGCTTCTCGTGGCAGGCCTGGGCTACTGGCAGCTGTCCCGGCGCGACGGCGGGACGGGCGCGCTGTCCACCGACACCACGGGGAAGCTCGGACTCGATCCGGTGCTCATCGTGGCCCCCGCGATCTGCCTGCTGGCGGGAGCCGTGCTCGCGCTGCGTCTGCTGCCGCTGGCCGCCCGCCTCGGGGAGCGGCTGGCGGCCGGTTCCCGAGGCCTGCCGACCGCGCTGGCCGGATGGCAGCTGGCCCGGCGGAGCGGCCGCGGCGCCGGCCCGGCCCTGCTGCTGGTCCTCGCGGTGTCGATCAGCATGTTCGCGATCGGCGAGAACGCGAGCTGGGAGCGGTCCCAGCGCGACCAGGCCGACTTCATGACGGGCGCGGACGTCCGCGTCGCCGGTACCTCCACGCAGCCCTTCGGACAGGGCGGCGTCTACGACCACGTCTCCGGGATCGCCGCGGTGACCCCGGCGAACCGCAGCACGGTGCCGCTGCCCCGGGGCCGCGAGGCGACGGTGCTGGCGATGGACACCGCCACGGCCTCCCGGGTGACCGGTCTGCGCGACGACCTCACCGACCGGCCGTTCCCGGACCTGCTGCGCTCCCTGCGTCCCACGGAGGACGCCGCCTCGCGGGACGCCGGGTTCACGCTGCCGGACGATGGGGCACGGCTCCGCCTGACCGTCCGCCTGCAGGCCCGGGACGCCCGCGGCCGCGCGAGGGCGAGCGAGATCGGCGACCGGCTGTCGGCGACCTTCACCGACCGCTACGGCGTCCCCTACACCATCGCGCTGGGCGAGGTCCCCGCCGACGGCCGACCCCACGTCCTGGAGGCGGACTTCGCCACCGAGGCGGGCCGGGCCCCCGGCGCCGGCCCGGCCGGGCCGCTGCGCCTCACCGGGATCAAGGCCGGCTTCTCCGTGCCCCGGTCGTCCGAACACCACCGCCTGTCCGTCACAGCCCTGCAGGCGGTGGCCGCCGACGGCGCCACGCATGCCGTACCCGTACCGGCCCGCTCCGCCTGGCAGGCCCACGCCCTCATGGGCAACCGGGACTTCACCGAGGACCCCGATCGCGGCTTCGTCTCCACACGGGCCGGCAGTCCGCGCTCCGGCGGGGGCACACCGCTGACCGTCGAGTACGACACCGGCCAGATGCTCCTCGAGGGGTACATGCCGAGCGGCTTCGACCAGGCGACCGTGATCGTGACCTCGGGACCGAAGGCCCCGGCCGCGCTGACGGGGGTTGCCACCGACTCCTTCCTGCGGGCGGTCGGCGCGAAGGTGGGCGACCCGGTGCGGATCCAGCTGGCCGGCGCGACCGTGCCGGTCCGCGTCACCGCCGCCGTCCGCGCCCTGCCCACCGCCGCACCCAAGGACAAGGACACCGACGGCGGGGCGCTGCTGCTGGACCTGCGCTCCGTCAACACTCTGTTGAACGGGACCGACCAGGGCTCCCTGGCACCCGGCGAGTGGTGGCTGGCGGCCGAGCCCGGCGCGACCGCCCGCGTCGCCGCCGCCTTGCGGGCCCGCGGCGACATCACCTCGCTCCTGGTGCGCGACGAGCAGCGGACCGAGCTGCAACGCGATCCGCTCGGCGCCGGGCCGGTGTCCGCGCTGCCCGCCGCCGTGGTGACCGCCGCGGTGCTGGCCGCGGTCGGCTACGTCGTCGCGGCGGCCGGAGCGCTGCGCGAACGCTCCCAGGAGTTCGCGATGCTGCGGGCGCTGGGCACCCCACGCCGCTGGCTCGCCCGGGTGATCGCCGCCGAACAGGGCCTGCTGGTCCTGGTCGCGGTGGGCGTGGGCGCCGTACTCGGCGGACTGCTGACCCGGCAGGTCGTCCCCCTGATCGTCCTGACGGCCCGCGCGCAGAGCCCGGTCCCCGAGGTCCGGGTGGAACTGCCGTCCGGCCCACTGGCCGTGCTGCTGATCGCCGTCACCGTGCTGCCCCTGCTCGGCGTCATGCTCACCGCGTGGCGGTCCGCCGACCCGGCCCAGGCGCTGCGGCGCCAAGGAGGTGAATGA
- a CDS encoding ATP-binding cassette domain-containing protein, producing the protein MTQNTSGTAERGNVTLADLERRVTESREQPAYGHDALIVCDRLVRIFTAQGVEVQALQGLDLLVQQGELMALVGASGSGKSTLLNILAGLDTPTAGAASVAGFDLLAMNAAARLRYQREVVGFVWQQTSRNLLPYLTALQNVVLPMRLAGRVKSRTERAKRATELLDLMGVGYAADRRPQQMSGGEQQRTAIAVALANHPSLVLADEPTGQLDSATGEQVFGAFRTANKELGTTIVVVTHDQAVATAVDRTVAIRDGRTASEVLRRTSVDDEGRTTVHASEYATVDRSGRLQLPRDYTHALDIRNRVMLELEPDHIAVRPDRPEED; encoded by the coding sequence ATGACTCAGAACACGTCCGGCACCGCCGAGCGCGGCAACGTCACGCTGGCGGACCTGGAACGGCGCGTCACCGAGAGCCGGGAGCAGCCCGCCTACGGGCACGACGCGTTGATCGTCTGCGACCGGCTGGTGCGGATCTTCACCGCCCAGGGCGTGGAGGTCCAGGCGCTGCAGGGACTGGACCTGCTGGTGCAGCAAGGCGAACTGATGGCCCTGGTCGGCGCGTCCGGCAGCGGCAAGTCCACCCTGCTCAACATCCTGGCCGGGCTGGACACCCCCACCGCCGGCGCCGCCTCGGTCGCCGGCTTCGACCTGCTCGCCATGAACGCCGCCGCGCGCCTGCGCTACCAACGCGAGGTCGTCGGCTTCGTCTGGCAGCAGACCTCACGCAACCTGCTGCCCTACCTGACCGCCCTGCAGAACGTCGTCCTGCCCATGCGCCTTGCCGGCCGCGTCAAGAGCCGCACCGAACGCGCCAAGCGCGCCACCGAACTGCTGGACCTGATGGGCGTCGGCTACGCCGCCGACCGCCGACCCCAGCAGATGTCCGGCGGCGAACAGCAGCGCACCGCCATCGCCGTGGCGCTGGCCAACCACCCCTCCCTGGTGCTGGCCGACGAACCCACCGGCCAGCTGGACTCCGCCACCGGCGAGCAGGTCTTCGGCGCCTTCCGCACCGCCAACAAGGAGCTCGGCACGACCATCGTCGTCGTCACCCACGACCAGGCCGTGGCCACCGCGGTCGACCGTACCGTCGCCATCCGCGACGGCCGCACCGCCTCCGAAGTCCTGCGCCGCACCAGCGTCGACGACGAAGGCCGCACCACCGTCCACGCCAGCGAATACGCCACCGTCGACCGCTCCGGCCGCCTCCAGCTCCCCCGCGACTACACCCACGCCCTCGACATCCGCAACCGCGTCATGCTCGAACTCGAACCCGACCACATCGCCGTCCGCCCCGACCGCCCCGAAGAGGACTGA
- a CDS encoding amidohydrolase, with translation MSHPHADLVLTGGPVHTVDPVLGRATSVAVRDGRIAAVGHDEVRELIGPGTEVVDLAGKMLLPGFQDAHVHPLGAGIELGQCHLAEAHEAREYLRLVRAYADGHPGAEWITGGGWSLDAFPGGTPTAALLDGVVADRPVFLPNRDHHGAWVNSRALELAGITRDTPDPADGRIERDADGNPTGMLQEGALHLVGRLLPPVTPGERTAALLRAQRVLHSLGVTAWQDAIVGDYANMTDPVSAYHALIADGLLTARVVGALWWDRARGAEQIPELVERRAAVSRGRFRATSVKIMQDGIAENGTAALLGPYLTACGCASANSGISFVDPAALAKHVTELDALGFQVHFHALGDRAVREALDAVAAARSANGFRDTRHHLAHLQVVHPDDVARFRALGATANVQALWAAHEPQMDELTLPFLGPERAAWQYPFGDLLRSGATLAAGSDWPVSSPDPFQALHVAVNRRTPDAPDGTPVFLPEQRVDLAAAIAAYTAGSAYVNHLDDTGTVTPGKLADLVVLDRDPFAGPPAEIAATRVLQTFVGGQRVYAAPDA, from the coding sequence ATGTCCCACCCGCACGCCGACCTCGTCCTTACCGGCGGCCCGGTGCACACCGTCGACCCCGTCCTCGGCCGGGCCACCTCGGTGGCCGTGCGCGACGGCCGCATCGCCGCCGTCGGCCACGACGAGGTACGGGAGCTGATCGGGCCCGGCACCGAGGTCGTGGACCTGGCCGGGAAGATGCTGCTGCCCGGTTTCCAGGACGCCCACGTCCACCCGCTCGGCGCCGGCATCGAGCTGGGCCAGTGCCATCTCGCGGAGGCCCACGAGGCGCGGGAGTACCTGCGGCTCGTCCGCGCCTACGCGGACGGGCATCCCGGCGCAGAGTGGATCACCGGCGGTGGCTGGTCGCTGGACGCCTTCCCCGGCGGCACCCCCACCGCCGCGCTCCTGGACGGCGTCGTCGCCGACCGTCCGGTCTTCCTGCCCAACCGGGACCACCACGGGGCCTGGGTCAACTCCCGCGCCCTGGAACTCGCCGGGATCACCCGGGACACCCCCGACCCCGCGGACGGCCGCATCGAGCGCGACGCCGACGGCAACCCCACCGGGATGCTCCAGGAGGGCGCCCTCCACCTCGTCGGCCGGCTCCTGCCGCCGGTCACCCCGGGCGAGCGGACCGCCGCGCTGCTGCGTGCCCAGCGCGTGCTGCACTCCCTGGGTGTCACCGCCTGGCAGGACGCCATCGTCGGCGACTACGCGAACATGACCGACCCGGTGTCCGCCTACCATGCCCTGATCGCCGACGGGCTGCTCACCGCGCGCGTCGTCGGTGCCCTGTGGTGGGACCGGGCCCGCGGCGCCGAGCAGATCCCCGAACTCGTCGAACGGCGGGCCGCCGTGAGCCGGGGCCGCTTCCGCGCCACCAGCGTCAAGATCATGCAGGACGGCATCGCGGAGAACGGGACGGCGGCGCTGCTCGGCCCCTACCTCACCGCCTGCGGTTGCGCCTCCGCCAACAGCGGCATCAGCTTCGTGGACCCCGCGGCGCTGGCGAAGCACGTCACCGAGCTGGACGCCCTCGGCTTCCAGGTGCACTTCCACGCCCTCGGCGACCGCGCCGTCCGTGAGGCGCTGGACGCGGTGGCGGCGGCCCGTTCGGCCAACGGCTTCCGTGACACCCGGCACCACCTCGCCCATCTGCAGGTCGTCCATCCGGACGACGTCGCCCGCTTCCGCGCTCTGGGCGCCACAGCGAACGTCCAGGCGCTGTGGGCCGCCCACGAGCCCCAGATGGACGAGCTCACCCTGCCGTTCCTCGGCCCCGAACGGGCCGCCTGGCAGTACCCGTTCGGCGATCTGCTCCGCTCCGGCGCGACGCTCGCCGCCGGCAGCGACTGGCCGGTCAGCAGCCCCGACCCGTTCCAGGCCCTGCACGTCGCGGTCAACCGCCGCACCCCGGACGCCCCGGACGGCACCCCCGTCTTCCTGCCGGAGCAGCGCGTCGACCTGGCCGCCGCCATCGCCGCCTACACCGCGGGGAGCGCGTACGTGAACCACCTCGACGACACCGGCACGGTCACCCCGGGCAAGCTGGCCGACCTCGTCGTCCTCGACCGCGACCCCTTCGCCGGGCCGCCCGCGGAGATCGCCGCGACACGGGTGCTGCAGACCTTCGTGGGCGGTCAGCGGGTCTACGCGGCGCCGGACGCGTAG
- a CDS encoding APC family permease has protein sequence MPTTGPASAPGPGRSPAQLRRSLGVVDGVAIAASSTAATTSIGVGMGALAATVGLQAPVVLLLAFLPVLGIATAYARLNRSEPNCGNGYTWVGATLGPWPGFLTGWVTLAGSVVFMAYTSAITGSVILAFANKAGLTEVAGLALDPGSTAVSTVLGLVVLTGVTVLAVTGVRGATRLQAGLLVFEYAVLLVFCGLAFLRGGHAVRASWFDPFAVHDGTAFAQGLVLAVFFFWGWDAAFSVNEETRDVGDSARGGTIALVAMLGMFLFASVAFQREMSLSELIENGPQALPYLGAKLADEPWASLPLLALMFSAVASVQSSVIPTARGMLAMGRDRTMGPVWTRIHPRFGTPAVGTVLVMAVAAAIALLAMAIPRLNDMLLAAVNSVGLLVALYYGLTAVACAVRFRGALRAGPREALLSVVVPGLSGAVLLGAGCYLGHSYATMSDHFELSPGNGWFMLALPGGIVLAGLVMAACAKYLRRSPYFATGRGTDADALTLPMDRTTV, from the coding sequence ATGCCGACCACCGGACCCGCCTCAGCCCCCGGACCCGGCAGATCCCCCGCCCAGTTGCGCCGTTCGCTGGGTGTCGTCGACGGCGTCGCCATCGCCGCCTCCAGCACCGCGGCCACCACCAGCATCGGCGTCGGTATGGGCGCGCTCGCCGCGACCGTCGGCCTGCAGGCTCCGGTCGTGCTGCTGCTGGCCTTCCTGCCCGTGCTCGGCATCGCGACCGCGTACGCCCGGCTCAACCGCTCCGAGCCGAACTGCGGCAACGGCTACACGTGGGTCGGTGCGACCCTGGGACCGTGGCCCGGTTTCCTGACCGGCTGGGTGACCCTCGCCGGTTCCGTGGTCTTCATGGCGTACACCAGCGCCATCACCGGCTCGGTGATCCTGGCGTTCGCGAACAAGGCGGGGCTCACCGAGGTCGCGGGGCTCGCCCTGGACCCGGGGTCGACCGCGGTGAGCACCGTACTGGGCCTGGTGGTCCTCACCGGAGTCACCGTCCTGGCCGTCACGGGGGTGCGGGGCGCGACCCGGCTGCAGGCCGGGTTGCTGGTCTTCGAGTACGCCGTGCTCCTCGTCTTCTGCGGCCTGGCGTTCCTGCGCGGCGGTCACGCGGTGCGGGCTTCCTGGTTCGACCCGTTCGCCGTCCACGACGGCACGGCCTTCGCCCAGGGCCTGGTGCTCGCGGTGTTCTTCTTCTGGGGCTGGGACGCGGCGTTCAGCGTCAACGAGGAGACCCGTGACGTCGGTGACTCCGCGCGCGGCGGCACGATCGCCCTGGTCGCGATGCTCGGCATGTTCCTCTTCGCCTCCGTGGCCTTCCAGCGTGAGATGAGCCTGTCGGAGCTGATCGAGAACGGCCCGCAGGCGCTGCCCTACCTCGGTGCGAAGCTCGCCGACGAGCCGTGGGCGAGCCTGCCGCTGCTCGCGCTGATGTTCTCGGCCGTGGCCTCCGTGCAGTCCTCGGTGATCCCCACCGCCCGCGGCATGCTGGCCATGGGACGGGACCGCACGATGGGGCCCGTCTGGACCCGGATCCACCCGCGCTTCGGCACGCCCGCCGTGGGCACCGTCCTGGTCATGGCCGTCGCCGCCGCCATCGCGCTGCTGGCGATGGCCATCCCGCGGCTCAACGACATGCTGCTGGCGGCCGTCAACTCCGTCGGGCTGCTGGTGGCCCTCTACTACGGCCTGACCGCGGTCGCCTGCGCCGTCCGTTTCCGTGGCGCGCTGCGCGCCGGGCCCCGCGAGGCACTGCTGTCCGTGGTGGTGCCCGGCCTGTCCGGCGCGGTGCTCCTGGGCGCCGGCTGCTACCTCGGCCATTCGTACGCCACGATGAGCGACCACTTCGAACTCAGCCCCGGCAACGGCTGGTTCATGCTCGCGCTGCCCGGCGGGATCGTCCTGGCCGGCCTGGTGATGGCCGCCTGCGCCAAGTACCTGCGACGCTCTCCCTACTTCGCCACCGGCCGCGGCACGGACGCGGACGCCCTGACGCTGCCGATGGACCGTACGACCGTCTGA
- a CDS encoding TetR/AcrR family transcriptional regulator encodes MTAATGDRVPRERKRRRPTRSGVLLSGPLIVDTALRLIGEHGPEALSVRRLGAALGCDPSAVYRYFHNTDDLLLAVADRIIGDAMDGFTPGDDWQASLRDMAVRVRDGYLAHPRAAAMASYRITRREHEFRAVEAGIGILLRAGFAPDSAVPLYLAFIDTVLGHAALDAAHLALPRAQREADRRAWTQEYRSATVDPQAFPALSAVRGHLHLMAGSSFDTAVDLMLTALAARLRPQRDR; translated from the coding sequence ATGACCGCCGCCACCGGCGACCGCGTCCCCCGGGAACGCAAGCGCCGCCGCCCCACCCGCTCGGGCGTCCTGCTGTCCGGCCCGCTCATCGTCGACACCGCCCTGCGCCTCATCGGCGAACACGGCCCCGAGGCACTGAGCGTCCGCCGCCTCGGCGCGGCCCTCGGCTGCGACCCCAGCGCGGTCTACCGCTACTTCCACAACACCGACGACCTGCTGCTCGCCGTCGCCGACCGCATCATCGGCGACGCCATGGACGGCTTCACCCCCGGCGACGACTGGCAGGCCTCCCTGCGCGACATGGCCGTACGGGTCCGCGACGGATACCTCGCGCACCCGCGCGCCGCCGCCATGGCCTCGTACCGGATCACCCGCCGCGAACACGAGTTCCGCGCCGTGGAGGCGGGCATCGGCATCCTGCTGCGGGCGGGCTTCGCACCGGACAGCGCCGTCCCCCTCTACCTGGCGTTCATCGACACCGTCCTCGGCCACGCCGCCCTCGACGCCGCCCACCTCGCGCTGCCGCGCGCCCAGCGCGAGGCCGACCGGCGCGCCTGGACCCAGGAATACCGCTCCGCGACGGTCGACCCACAGGCCTTCCCCGCACTGTCCGCCGTCCGCGGCCACCTGCACCTGATGGCCGGCAGCTCCTTCGACACCGCCGTCGACCTCATGCTCACCGCCCTCGCCGCACGATTGCGCCCACAGCGTGATCGCTGA
- a CDS encoding NAD-dependent epimerase/dehydratase family protein encodes MKLLTLGGTEFVGRAVVEDALERGWEVTVFHRGRHQAPPGATVLLGERGTEGGLAALAHGEWDAVVDTWSGAPATVRDTARLLAGRARTYAYVSSRSVYTYPAPAGLDEDGPVVDASPGDGHDVDYARAKRGGELAATESFGDHALLARAGLILGPYENIGRLPWWLTRIARGGPVLAPGPRDLPLQYVDARDLAAWVLDAAESGLGGAYNLVSPPGHTTTGELLEACAAVTGSDAELRWTDPETVLAAGIEPWTELPVWLPPGELYDTLHTADVSRALATGLRCRPVAETVADTWEWLRSLGGTAPQRPDRPTVGLAPEKEAKALGG; translated from the coding sequence ATGAAGCTGCTGACCCTGGGTGGAACCGAATTCGTGGGACGCGCCGTCGTCGAGGACGCGCTCGAGCGGGGCTGGGAGGTCACGGTGTTCCACCGCGGCCGGCACCAAGCGCCGCCCGGCGCCACCGTGCTGCTCGGGGAACGCGGCACCGAAGGCGGCCTCGCCGCCCTCGCACACGGCGAGTGGGACGCCGTCGTCGACACCTGGTCCGGCGCACCGGCCACCGTACGGGACACCGCCCGCCTCCTGGCCGGGCGCGCCCGGACGTACGCCTACGTCTCCAGCCGCTCCGTGTACACCTACCCCGCCCCCGCCGGACTCGACGAGGACGGACCCGTCGTGGACGCCTCGCCCGGTGACGGACACGACGTCGACTACGCCCGCGCCAAGCGCGGCGGCGAACTCGCCGCGACCGAGTCCTTCGGCGACCACGCCCTGCTGGCCCGCGCCGGCCTCATCCTCGGCCCCTACGAGAACATCGGCCGCCTCCCCTGGTGGCTCACCCGCATCGCCCGCGGCGGCCCCGTCCTCGCCCCCGGCCCCCGCGACCTCCCCCTGCAGTACGTCGACGCCCGCGACCTCGCCGCATGGGTCCTGGACGCCGCGGAATCCGGCCTCGGCGGCGCCTACAACCTCGTCAGCCCACCCGGGCACACCACCACCGGCGAACTCCTCGAAGCCTGCGCCGCGGTGACCGGATCCGACGCCGAACTGCGCTGGACGGACCCGGAGACGGTCCTGGCCGCGGGCATCGAGCCGTGGACCGAGCTGCCGGTCTGGCTCCCCCCGGGCGAGCTCTACGACACGCTCCACACCGCCGACGTCTCCCGCGCCCTCGCCACCGGACTGCGCTGCCGCCCCGTCGCCGAGACCGTCGCCGACACCTGGGAGTGGCTGCGCTCGCTGGGCGGCACGGCACCCCAGCGCCCCGACCGGCCCACGGTGGGCCTCGCCCCGGAGAAGGAGGCCAAGGCGCTGGGCGGTTGA